In Mycoplasmopsis californica, one genomic interval encodes:
- the atpG gene encoding ATP synthase F1 subunit gamma, producing MASLQKIKSRLQTVESIRKITHAMELVSTSKMRRARDYFNTASLYHDQVVDLLDKFLINVDASELREYWGRQLQPHQIHIILASDMGLAGSYNSNVLKLASQQIKPGDELILIGSKAIGAFAQKYQNQVLFSWKWEQIEPNIIANQLSRKLIDRYIDGSIGKINVIYNKFINNLVQQECIEQILPYERGQELNHNAKGTQIIDFEPNAHDVLVNALPIFVSAKINLAFAGAIISEYAARRSAMETATDNADELINDLNLEYNRKRQSNITQELNEIVGGANAV from the coding sequence ATGGCCAGTCTACAAAAAATTAAATCGCGCTTACAAACCGTTGAATCAATTCGCAAAATTACACACGCTATGGAACTTGTTTCGACTTCAAAAATGAGGCGTGCACGCGATTATTTTAATACTGCCTCACTTTATCATGACCAAGTAGTAGACTTGCTTGATAAATTTTTAATCAATGTTGACGCCAGTGAGTTACGCGAATATTGAGGACGCCAACTCCAACCACACCAAATTCATATTATTTTAGCTTCCGATATGGGTTTGGCTGGATCTTACAATTCCAATGTTTTAAAACTAGCTAGCCAACAAATTAAACCTGGCGATGAATTAATTTTAATTGGCTCAAAAGCAATTGGCGCTTTTGCTCAAAAGTATCAAAATCAAGTCCTATTTTCTTGAAAATGAGAACAAATTGAACCTAATATAATTGCCAATCAACTTAGCCGTAAATTGATCGACAGGTATATTGACGGCAGTATTGGTAAAATTAATGTAATTTACAACAAGTTTATTAATAATTTAGTTCAACAAGAATGTATTGAGCAAATTTTGCCTTATGAAAGAGGTCAAGAGCTAAATCATAATGCTAAGGGAACACAAATTATTGATTTTGAACCCAACGCCCACGATGTTTTAGTAAATGCCTTGCCTATTTTTGTTAGTGCCAAGATTAATCTAGCATTTGCTGGCGCAATTATAAGTGAATATGCGGCTCGACGATCAGCGATGGAAACAGCTACTGATAATGCCGACGAATTAATAAACGATTTAAATCTAGAGTACAATCGTAAACGCCAAAGCAATATTACTCAAGAATTAAACGAAATAGTTGGCGGAGCCAACGCAGTATAA
- the atpA gene encoding F0F1 ATP synthase subunit alpha, whose translation MAYSEDIYKLIKARIKNFNSEVDFSEIGQIITIGDGIALASGLNNVKNGEIVSFKDDIYGMVLNLEEDVVGIAIFGNANKLSEGDECKRTGQVIAIPVGDELVGRVINVLGQPLDGRGTIKTTKTREIFRVAPGVMSRKEVNVTLETGIMAIDSMIPIGRGQRELIIGDRQTGKTAIAIDTIINQKGKNVKCVYVAIGQKNSTVAQIVHNLEEHGAMEYTTVVVSGAAELAPQQYIAPYSGVTIAEEWMEKGEDVLIVYDDLTKHAVAYRTLSLLLRRPPGREAYPGDVFYLHSQLLERAARVNKQHGGGSITALPIVETQQGDISAYIPTNVISITDGQIFTRENLFHAGQRPAVDVGFSVSRVGSAAQIKAMKKVSSSLKLELAQYNEMLAFAQFGSDLDASTKAILEHGAKVFELLKQPQYHPINVYAQVAILLGNKERIINPLPKEAIAKYHAKVYQWMSSPEGIIISDEIIHADNDLTEEIKETIITKLIAIVKDIIASWPHYDPRQHSPIPAKYRDRFEV comes from the coding sequence ATGGCTTATAGTGAAGATATTTATAAATTGATTAAGGCCCGTATCAAAAATTTTAACAGTGAAGTTGATTTTAGTGAGATTGGCCAAATTATTACCATCGGCGATGGAATTGCGTTAGCTAGCGGTTTAAATAATGTCAAAAACGGTGAAATCGTCTCTTTTAAGGACGATATTTACGGCATGGTTTTAAATCTTGAAGAAGACGTGGTTGGTATTGCGATTTTTGGCAATGCTAATAAACTCAGCGAAGGGGATGAGTGTAAGCGAACTGGGCAAGTTATTGCGATTCCAGTCGGTGATGAACTTGTTGGGCGAGTAATTAATGTTTTAGGTCAGCCTCTTGATGGCAGAGGAACAATCAAGACGACAAAAACAAGAGAAATTTTTCGTGTCGCACCAGGCGTTATGTCGCGTAAAGAAGTAAATGTCACCTTGGAAACTGGAATTATGGCTATTGACTCAATGATTCCTATCGGACGTGGGCAACGTGAATTAATTATTGGCGATCGTCAAACAGGTAAGACAGCAATCGCAATTGACACAATTATCAATCAAAAAGGAAAAAATGTCAAGTGTGTTTATGTGGCTATTGGGCAAAAAAATTCAACCGTAGCCCAAATTGTTCACAATCTTGAAGAGCATGGAGCAATGGAATATACAACTGTTGTAGTTTCTGGCGCTGCTGAGCTAGCTCCACAACAATATATCGCCCCTTATTCAGGAGTAACTATTGCTGAGGAGTGGATGGAAAAAGGTGAAGATGTTTTAATAGTTTATGACGATTTAACTAAGCATGCTGTTGCCTATCGAACTCTTTCTCTTCTTCTACGCCGCCCCCCAGGCCGTGAAGCTTATCCCGGCGATGTCTTTTATCTACACTCACAACTACTTGAAAGAGCAGCTAGGGTTAATAAACAACACGGCGGCGGTTCAATAACTGCTTTACCAATTGTTGAAACGCAACAAGGGGATATTTCGGCGTATATTCCAACTAATGTGATTTCAATAACTGATGGCCAAATTTTTACTCGTGAGAACTTATTCCATGCGGGTCAGCGTCCTGCTGTTGATGTCGGTTTTAGCGTTTCACGTGTTGGTTCAGCAGCTCAAATTAAAGCGATGAAAAAAGTTTCGTCTTCACTGAAATTAGAACTAGCACAATACAACGAAATGCTAGCTTTTGCTCAATTTGGTAGCGATCTTGATGCTTCGACAAAGGCGATTTTAGAACATGGTGCTAAGGTTTTCGAACTTTTAAAACAACCACAATATCATCCAATTAATGTTTATGCTCAGGTTGCAATCTTGCTAGGGAATAAAGAGCGAATTATCAATCCTTTACCAAAAGAAGCAATCGCTAAATATCATGCAAAAGTTTATCAGTGAATGAGCAGTCCTGAAGGGATTATTATTAGCGATGAAATTATTCACGCTGATAATGATTTAACCGAGGAAATAAAAGAGACTATCATTACTAAATTGATAGCCATTGTTAAAGATATTATCGCTTCTTGACCACACTACGATCCAAGACAACACAGTCCAATTCCTGCTAAGTATCGTGACCGTTTCGAGGTGTAA
- the atpH gene encoding ATP synthase F1 subunit delta, which produces MYQKANVEAYAYALFSLALENDELDKIKQAWFDFNTACELNDKFKNALSNKAISRCEKFSYLDQIMGDLNLDTLLNFFKVLIERDTFSLIDRIYSKFKYLVNEHKGIKEAFIYTTKPLNITHKMRFKHYLESKYKTQIELHNIIDPSLIGGFKIQIDCDVIEQNLALDLIKLSKIIAHKGA; this is translated from the coding sequence ATGTATCAAAAGGCTAATGTTGAAGCATATGCTTACGCTTTATTTAGTTTAGCACTTGAAAATGATGAACTTGACAAAATTAAGCAAGCATGATTTGATTTTAATACAGCGTGTGAACTTAATGATAAATTTAAAAATGCGTTGAGTAATAAAGCTATTTCACGTTGTGAAAAATTTAGTTATCTAGACCAAATAATGGGCGATTTAAACCTCGACACCTTATTAAACTTTTTTAAAGTTTTAATTGAACGCGATACATTCAGCCTTATTGACCGCATTTATTCTAAATTTAAATACTTGGTTAATGAACATAAAGGTATTAAAGAGGCATTTATTTATACAACTAAACCATTGAATATTACTCATAAAATGCGTTTTAAACATTATTTGGAATCAAAATACAAAACTCAAATTGAATTACATAACATTATTGATCCATCATTAATTGGTGGGTTTAAAATACAAATTGACTGCGATGTGATTGAACAAAACTTAGCATTAGATTTAATCAAACTAAGTAAAATCATTGCCCACAAAGGAGCATAA
- the atpF gene encoding F0F1 ATP synthase subunit B, whose translation MVHLNFIAKPVKLSGISTGIEEKIQQIYPAWPMMIATLVALVIVMVILWFLLYKPVKKAILDRQEYIQNNINQAEQARKSSQALLDQANEKLQSAQEQAQGVINAARSRGDKVLENYINKGKREAERIIKAAKTDIKLQKQALQEQNKAQIAAVASALSRKILAEHASEEIEHKIIDEFLKGA comes from the coding sequence ATGGTGCATTTAAATTTTATTGCTAAGCCAGTAAAACTAAGTGGCATTAGCACTGGAATTGAAGAAAAAATTCAACAAATTTATCCAGCTTGACCAATGATGATAGCCACCCTAGTGGCACTTGTTATTGTGATGGTTATTTTGTGATTTTTATTGTATAAACCAGTAAAAAAAGCTATTTTAGATCGGCAAGAATATATTCAAAATAATATTAATCAAGCCGAACAAGCTCGCAAGAGTTCTCAAGCTTTATTAGATCAAGCGAATGAAAAATTACAATCAGCGCAAGAACAAGCCCAAGGTGTTATTAATGCTGCACGCAGCCGTGGAGATAAAGTTTTAGAAAACTATATTAACAAGGGCAAACGCGAAGCTGAGCGGATTATTAAAGCAGCTAAAACTGATATTAAATTGCAGAAACAAGCATTACAAGAACAAAATAAAGCACAAATAGCAGCCGTCGCTAGTGCTTTAAGTCGCAAAATATTAGCAGAGCATGCAAGCGAAGAAATTGAGCACAAAATTATCGACGAGTTTCTTAAAGGAGCATAA
- the atpE gene encoding ATP synthase F0 subunit C, with protein MDKGLFAVGAGLCMMGCIGTGLGQGLASGRAAEAVGRNPEAASKIRTIMIIGMSLSESSAIYCFLIAILILFVLR; from the coding sequence ATGGACAAAGGTTTATTTGCTGTTGGGGCAGGATTATGTATGATGGGATGTATCGGAACCGGATTAGGTCAAGGTCTAGCCAGTGGGCGAGCTGCGGAAGCTGTTGGGCGTAATCCAGAAGCTGCATCAAAAATTAGAACAATTATGATTATTGGTATGTCTCTTTCAGAATCGTCAGCGATCTATTGTTTTCTAATTGCGATCTTGATCTTGTTTGTTTTAAGATAA
- a CDS encoding F0F1 ATP synthase subunit A — MEKFRENFGKWNQPQLLSLIVTVLIIFTIALIIFIKIKKHSRPNKAPTKTVLVAENFVSAMDASYVENTNDTLSIARFYIFSLFTFLLVGNMLGLIGLEPIATSYSVTLTLAGITFVGIYLVGLWYQRLRFFLRYIKNPPEIIGQFAPLISLGFRMFGNITAGSVIMYATYFLSGWIWSVIFPGPQMYFFAVVITPWMHMFFDIFGALIQALIFSVLTTIYWSNEVEIRPKKQRKNNQKSMEKENNIITITKDIY, encoded by the coding sequence ATGGAAAAATTTCGTGAAAATTTTGGAAAATGAAATCAGCCACAGTTATTGTCGTTAATTGTCACTGTTTTAATTATTTTTACGATAGCTTTAATTATTTTTATTAAGATTAAAAAACATTCAAGACCAAATAAAGCGCCAACAAAAACAGTATTAGTAGCCGAAAATTTCGTTAGTGCAATGGATGCTTCGTACGTCGAGAATACTAACGACACTCTTTCGATTGCTCGTTTCTATATTTTTTCACTATTTACTTTCTTATTAGTTGGGAATATGCTTGGATTGATTGGATTAGAACCAATTGCCACATCATATTCAGTTACATTAACATTAGCAGGAATCACATTTGTTGGTATTTATTTAGTTGGTTTATGATATCAAAGATTGCGTTTCTTCTTGCGTTATATTAAAAATCCGCCAGAAATTATTGGTCAGTTTGCCCCTTTAATTTCGCTAGGTTTTAGGATGTTTGGTAACATTACTGCCGGTTCTGTAATTATGTATGCTACTTATTTTCTTAGCGGATGAATTTGGAGCGTAATATTTCCAGGACCACAAATGTATTTTTTTGCAGTGGTAATTACGCCATGGATGCACATGTTTTTTGACATATTCGGAGCTTTGATTCAAGCATTAATTTTTAGCGTTTTAACAACTATTTATTGGTCCAATGAAGTTGAAATCAGACCAAAAAAACAACGTAAAAATAATCAAAAATCAATGGAAAAAGAAAATAATATTATAACAATTACAAAGGATATTTATTAG
- the rplO gene encoding 50S ribosomal protein L15 codes for MSISLSKLKFTPGSRQDKHRVGRGHAAGKGKQAGKGQSGQNKRHGHRPGFEGGQTPWFRRIGKRGFTNVNHIEFQVVNIQDLEARFNDGDVVDIAALFAANLIKRVLPVKILGNGKLSKKLNVEVHAASASAIEAIQAAGGEFKEL; via the coding sequence ATGAGCATTTCATTAAGCAAACTAAAATTTACCCCAGGTTCACGTCAAGACAAACATCGTGTTGGTCGTGGTCATGCAGCAGGGAAAGGGAAACAAGCAGGTAAAGGGCAATCTGGACAAAATAAACGTCACGGTCACAGACCGGGATTTGAAGGGGGTCAAACTCCTTGATTCCGTCGTATTGGTAAACGTGGTTTTACAAATGTAAACCACATTGAATTCCAAGTTGTTAATATTCAAGATCTTGAAGCTAGATTTAATGATGGCGATGTAGTTGATATTGCTGCTTTATTCGCTGCTAATTTAATCAAAAGAGTTTTACCAGTTAAAATTCTTGGTAATGGTAAATTAAGCAAAAAACTTAATGTCGAAGTTCATGCTGCTTCCGCTTCAGCGATTGAAGCTATTCAAGCAGCTGGCGGAGAATTTAAAGAACTTTAA
- the rpsE gene encoding 30S ribosomal protein S5, producing MTEIKNEQVVNAVATQEVVKPVEKATKTRSAKPTRERTRAPRRSQNVDNEFGEKVIAISRVSKTVKGGRRFSFSAFVVVGDKKGRVGFGHGKANEVPDSIKKAVKDAKNNLITLPILNGTVPHENQAKFLASKVMLKPAAKGTGIVASSTVRAVVELAGYTDVYSKTYGSRSKSNIVRATLKALTQMRTPEQIADIRGKEVKDLLN from the coding sequence ATGACAGAAATTAAAAATGAACAAGTTGTAAACGCAGTAGCTACTCAAGAAGTTGTAAAACCAGTTGAAAAAGCTACTAAAACCCGTAGTGCAAAACCTACTCGTGAGCGTACTCGTGCTCCACGTCGTAGCCAAAATGTTGATAATGAATTTGGCGAAAAAGTAATCGCAATTTCGAGAGTTTCAAAAACCGTTAAAGGTGGTCGTAGATTCTCGTTCTCAGCTTTTGTTGTAGTTGGTGACAAAAAAGGCCGTGTTGGCTTTGGTCACGGAAAAGCTAATGAGGTTCCAGACTCAATTAAAAAAGCAGTTAAAGATGCTAAAAACAACTTAATTACATTACCAATTTTAAATGGTACAGTACCACATGAAAACCAAGCTAAATTCTTAGCGTCAAAAGTTATGCTAAAACCAGCCGCTAAAGGTACAGGGATCGTTGCTTCATCAACAGTTCGTGCAGTAGTTGAATTAGCAGGTTATACAGACGTTTATTCAAAAACATATGGTTCACGTTCAAAATCAAATATTGTTCGTGCAACTTTAAAAGCCCTAACTCAAATGCGTACCCCAGAACAAATTGCTGACATTAGAGGTAAAGAAGTTAAAGATTTATTAAATTAA
- the rplR gene encoding 50S ribosomal protein L18, with product MAILSRNQARQKKHLRERQSIIGTATKPRLCVFKSHQNFYAQLIDDAKGVTLASVSTLTLEKGIYHGNIEAAAQAGKEMATKIEALKLSEIVFDRGGYIYHGRVKAFAEAVRENAKGVKF from the coding sequence ATGGCTATATTATCAAGAAACCAAGCGCGTCAAAAGAAACATTTACGTGAGCGTCAAAGCATTATTGGTACAGCTACCAAACCACGTCTATGTGTTTTTAAATCGCACCAAAACTTTTATGCCCAACTAATCGACGATGCTAAAGGAGTTACTTTAGCCTCAGTAAGCACTCTTACTCTTGAAAAAGGAATTTATCACGGTAACATTGAAGCGGCTGCTCAAGCTGGTAAAGAAATGGCTACTAAAATTGAAGCTTTAAAATTAAGTGAAATCGTTTTCGATCGTGGAGGTTATATCTACCATGGTCGTGTCAAAGCTTTTGCTGAAGCGGTAAGAGAAAACGCCAAAGGAGTTAAATTCTAA
- the rplF gene encoding 50S ribosomal protein L6, which translates to MSRVGNRILTIPAGVEINLDGTMFSAKGKLGTLSANFSPLIAIKIEDGKISTLRANEEKTTKQLHGTTNALIANMLVGVSSGFKKELVIKGVGYKATLKGQQLELAVGKSHLELLDIPSDVQVELPKPTEIILSSISKESVGQFAAIVRATRKPSPYSGKGVAYKDEIIRRKEGKTAAK; encoded by the coding sequence ATGTCACGTGTTGGAAACAGAATCTTAACAATCCCTGCTGGTGTTGAAATTAATTTAGACGGTACAATGTTTAGTGCAAAAGGGAAATTAGGAACATTAAGCGCTAATTTCTCACCACTAATCGCAATTAAAATTGAAGATGGCAAAATTAGTACACTACGTGCTAATGAAGAAAAAACAACTAAACAACTACACGGAACAACTAATGCTTTAATCGCTAACATGTTAGTTGGTGTTTCAAGCGGGTTTAAAAAAGAACTTGTGATTAAAGGGGTTGGTTACAAAGCAACTCTAAAAGGTCAACAATTAGAATTAGCAGTTGGTAAATCACACTTAGAGTTGCTTGATATTCCTAGCGACGTGCAAGTTGAATTACCAAAACCTACCGAAATTATTTTAAGCTCAATTTCAAAAGAAAGTGTTGGACAATTTGCCGCAATCGTGCGAGCAACTAGAAAACCAAGCCCTTATTCAGGAAAAGGTGTCGCTTACAAAGATGAGATCATTCGTCGTAAAGAAGGAAAAACTGCTGCTAAGTAG
- the rpsH gene encoding 30S ribosomal protein S8 produces MFITDPISDMIVRIKNANQRRFKTVNIPFSKTKAKILDILLNEGYIQAVNIKGEGVNKELEVSLKYKGSQRAIIDIKRISKPGLRVYSAAQELPTVLSGYGTAIVSTSKGMMTEKQARKENVGGEVIAIIW; encoded by the coding sequence ATGTTTATTACAGATCCAATTTCAGACATGATTGTGCGCATTAAAAATGCCAACCAAAGAAGATTTAAAACAGTAAACATTCCTTTTTCAAAAACTAAAGCCAAAATTCTAGATATTTTACTAAATGAAGGTTATATTCAAGCTGTTAACATTAAAGGTGAAGGTGTTAATAAAGAATTAGAAGTAAGCTTGAAATATAAAGGTAGCCAAAGAGCGATTATTGACATCAAACGTATTTCAAAACCAGGACTAAGAGTTTATTCAGCGGCTCAAGAATTACCAACTGTTTTATCAGGTTATGGTACAGCCATTGTTTCTACATCAAAAGGAATGATGACTGAAAAACAAGCACGTAAGGAAAATGTTGGCGGTGAAGTTATCGCTATCATTTGATAG
- a CDS encoding type Z 30S ribosomal protein S14 has protein sequence MAKTSLKAKQKKHAKFSTRAYTRCELCGRPHAVLRKFKICRICFRVKAHAGQIPGYKKASW, from the coding sequence ATGGCCAAAACATCACTAAAAGCAAAACAAAAAAAACATGCTAAATTCTCAACACGTGCTTACACACGTTGTGAATTATGTGGTCGTCCACATGCTGTTTTAAGAAAATTCAAAATTTGCCGTATTTGCTTCCGTGTGAAAGCACACGCAGGACAAATTCCAGGCTATAAGAAAGCGAGTTGATAA
- the rplE gene encoding 50S ribosomal protein L5 — protein MNLKNHYIEKVVPALKEEFKFSSIMQVPRLEKIVLNMTAGKEVTNSKAIEEVLNELTLIAGQKPYQTVARKSNASWKLREGMPMGGKVTLRRQQMWDFLEKLIHIAMPRIRDFRGANPKAFDGRGNYSLGIKEEIIFPEIDFDKIRRIKGLDVQLITSTNSDVEARRLLELIGIRFAKGDK, from the coding sequence ATGAATTTAAAAAATCATTATATTGAAAAAGTGGTTCCTGCTCTAAAAGAAGAATTCAAATTTTCTTCAATTATGCAAGTGCCTCGTCTTGAAAAAATTGTTTTAAATATGACCGCAGGTAAAGAAGTTACAAACTCAAAAGCTATTGAAGAAGTTTTAAACGAATTAACACTGATTGCTGGGCAAAAACCTTACCAAACAGTTGCCCGTAAATCAAATGCATCATGAAAATTAAGAGAAGGTATGCCGATGGGAGGAAAAGTTACTCTTCGTCGTCAACAAATGTGAGACTTTTTAGAAAAATTAATCCACATTGCAATGCCTCGTATCCGTGATTTCCGCGGAGCTAATCCAAAAGCCTTTGATGGTAGAGGAAATTACTCATTAGGAATTAAAGAAGAGATCATTTTCCCAGAAATTGATTTTGACAAAATTAGAAGAATTAAAGGTTTAGATGTTCAATTAATCACTTCAACTAATTCAGATGTTGAAGCTCGAAGATTGCTAGAATTAATTGGTATTAGATTTGCTAAAGGAGATAAATAG
- the rplX gene encoding 50S ribosomal protein L24, whose amino-acid sequence MKMKFKANDEVIVIAGAHKWSQGRIIRVDAKNNTVYIKDVNMQTKHKKPSQASDGAIKRQEGPIHASNVAVVAKKGTKTSAPVVSRIGYKIDKNGVKTRIIKKTDKEY is encoded by the coding sequence ATGAAAATGAAATTTAAAGCAAACGATGAAGTTATCGTAATCGCTGGCGCTCACAAATGATCACAAGGTCGTATCATTCGTGTTGATGCTAAAAATAACACTGTATACATTAAAGATGTAAATATGCAAACTAAACACAAAAAACCTTCACAAGCTAGCGACGGTGCAATTAAAAGACAAGAAGGCCCAATCCATGCTTCGAATGTGGCCGTAGTGGCAAAAAAAGGTACTAAAACATCCGCTCCTGTTGTATCAAGAATTGGTTACAAAATTGACAAAAACGGCGTTAAAACAAGAATTATCAAGAAAACTGACAAGGAATATTAA
- the rplN gene encoding 50S ribosomal protein L14, which produces MVIELSKLKVADNSGAKEVGLIRVLGGSRKKTANIGDIIVCSVKKALPNGAVKEGQVVKAVIVRSRYGVRRPNGSHIKFDDNAVVIIKEDKSMRGTRVFGPVARELRDKGYLKIVSLAPEVL; this is translated from the coding sequence ATGGTTATAGAATTATCAAAATTAAAAGTTGCAGATAACTCTGGAGCTAAAGAAGTTGGTTTAATTAGAGTATTAGGTGGTTCTCGTAAAAAAACAGCTAACATTGGTGATATTATTGTTTGTTCTGTGAAAAAGGCATTACCTAATGGTGCAGTTAAAGAAGGTCAAGTTGTTAAAGCAGTTATTGTTAGATCGCGTTATGGTGTACGTAGACCAAACGGCTCGCACATTAAATTTGATGACAATGCAGTAGTTATTATTAAAGAAGATAAATCAATGCGGGGAACTCGTGTGTTTGGACCTGTAGCACGTGAATTACGTGATAAAGGTTATTTAAAAATTGTTTCACTAGCACCCGAAGTATTGTAG
- the rpsQ gene encoding 30S ribosomal protein S17 — MQRLTTRKTLSGKVTSVRGDKTIFVEVESYRSHNLYSKRYRVVKRFAVHDEKLLASVGDIVTIMETRPLSKTKHFRLVEIKHKAQRGEE, encoded by the coding sequence ATGCAAAGACTTACCACACGTAAAACCCTTAGCGGTAAAGTTACTTCAGTTCGTGGTGACAAAACCATTTTTGTTGAAGTTGAAAGTTACCGTTCACACAACTTATACTCAAAACGTTATAGAGTGGTTAAGCGTTTCGCAGTTCACGATGAAAAATTGCTTGCTTCAGTTGGTGACATCGTTACAATTATGGAAACACGTCCACTTTCAAAAACCAAACACTTCCGTTTAGTAGAAATTAAACACAAAGCCCAAAGAGGTGAAGAATAA
- the rpmC gene encoding 50S ribosomal protein L29, with amino-acid sequence MNFKDIKAKPVAEIKALVNDLKAELLTLRFKNATGQLDQSHKIKAIKKDIARCLSALTQLQGDK; translated from the coding sequence ATGAACTTTAAAGATATTAAAGCCAAACCAGTTGCGGAAATTAAAGCTTTAGTTAACGATTTAAAAGCTGAATTATTGACCTTACGTTTTAAAAACGCAACTGGACAATTAGACCAAAGCCACAAAATTAAAGCCATTAAAAAAGATATTGCTAGATGCCTAAGTGCCTTAACACAATTACAAGGAGACAAATAA
- the rplP gene encoding 50S ribosomal protein L16: MLQPKRTKYRKPFVLRHDKRKAHKGNKVSFGEFGLQAITSSWVDARQIESARIAITRRMGREGQVFIRIFPHFQKTSKPIGVRMGSGKGSPDKWYTPVKVNTMMFEVSGVKEDIARDALRLGGHKLPVKWRIVTKEEINNEL, encoded by the coding sequence ATGCTTCAACCAAAAAGAACCAAATACCGTAAACCTTTTGTATTACGTCACGATAAACGTAAAGCGCACAAAGGAAATAAAGTTTCTTTTGGAGAATTCGGCTTACAAGCAATTACTTCTTCATGAGTAGATGCTCGTCAAATCGAATCGGCTCGTATTGCGATTACTCGTCGTATGGGTCGTGAGGGTCAAGTTTTTATTCGTATCTTCCCTCACTTTCAAAAAACCTCAAAACCAATTGGTGTTCGTATGGGGTCAGGTAAAGGGTCTCCAGATAAATGATATACACCAGTTAAAGTAAATACCATGATGTTTGAAGTTTCAGGTGTTAAAGAAGATATTGCTCGTGATGCTTTGCGTTTGGGCGGGCACAAATTACCTGTTAAATGAAGAATTGTAACCAAAGAGGAGATCAATAATGAACTTTAA
- the rpsC gene encoding 30S ribosomal protein S3 has product MGQKVNPNGFRYGITKPLNTTWFADKKDFGTQLVQDDKIYKFFDKLVRKYQIGQVEIKRVQSGKITVYLHVVHPAKILGEGGSNIQALNLQLHKYLKDKKADINLQVVQIAKPELNARLAAEAIAIRLENRESFRIAQKYIINDALKAHAKGIKTAVSGRLNGVDMARTEGYSRGEMKLHTLRQDVDYAQATARTTYGAIGVKVWISKGEFLEGGKK; this is encoded by the coding sequence ATGGGACAAAAAGTTAATCCAAATGGTTTTCGTTATGGTATTACCAAACCATTAAATACAACCTGATTTGCTGATAAAAAAGATTTTGGTACTCAACTTGTTCAAGATGACAAAATCTACAAATTCTTCGATAAATTAGTACGTAAATACCAAATTGGTCAAGTTGAAATTAAAAGAGTTCAAAGCGGAAAAATCACAGTTTATCTTCATGTTGTGCACCCAGCCAAAATTTTAGGCGAAGGTGGTAGCAATATTCAAGCCCTAAATCTACAATTACACAAATACCTAAAAGACAAAAAAGCGGATATTAATTTACAAGTTGTGCAAATCGCCAAACCAGAACTTAATGCTCGTTTAGCTGCTGAAGCAATTGCGATTCGTCTAGAAAATCGTGAAAGTTTTAGAATTGCTCAAAAATACATTATCAATGATGCCTTAAAAGCACATGCTAAAGGTATTAAAACTGCTGTTTCAGGCCGTCTAAACGGTGTTGATATGGCTCGTACAGAAGGATATAGCCGTGGAGAAATGAAACTTCACACTCTACGTCAAGATGTTGATTACGCACAAGCAACAGCTCGTACAACATATGGTGCAATCGGTGTTAAAGTTTGAATTTCTAAAGGTGAATTTTTGGAAGGGGGTAAAAAATAA